The sequence ATGGTCGGGGCACCGATGCGGCTGTTCGTCGCCACCCTCGGGGTGGCCGTGGTGGTCTGCACCGCGCTGGTCGTCACCGTCCCGCACCGGGCCGAGCGGCTGTCCTGCATCGGGGTGACCAAGCTCGACCCGGCCGGCGCCTGCTTCCAGGCCCTGCACGGCGTCTACTCGTTCGGCCTCGGGGGCCTGGTCGGCTCCGGACTCGGCGCCGGCGTCGAGAAATGGGGCCAGCTCCCGGAGGCGCACACCGACTTCATCTTCGCCACCACCGGTGAGGAAATGGGTCTGGTGGGGACGCTGTCGGTGATCGGTCTCTTCGCGGCACTAGGCTACGCGGGTATCCGTGTGGCCATCGGTACGAGGGATCCCTTCGTCAGGTACGCCGCGGGGGCCGCCACCACCTGGATCATGGCTCAGGCCGTGATCAACCTGGGGTCGGCGCTGGGACTGCTGCCCATCGCGGGCGTCCCGCTCCCGCTGTTCTCCTACGGCGGTTCCGCCATGCTGTCGGCCATGTCCGCGATCGGGGTGCTGCTCTGCCTGGCACGCAGCAGCTCGGGCGCGAAGGCGGCCCTGGCCGCCCGGAGCAAGAACTCCCGGATCAGGAAGCAGCTGGCCCGGGTGCTGCCACGACGACGAACCACAGCGCGCCCGGTCCCAGGACCGGCACGCAGGGAGCGGTGAATTTCGGTGCATGTCGTACTCGCCGGCGGGGGGACCGCCGGTCACATCGAGCCGGCCATGGCCCTCGCGGACGCCCTCCGCAGGCACGACCCGTCCGTCGGGATCACCGCCCTCGGCACCGAGCGCGGCCTGGAGACCCGGTTGGTCCCCGAGCGCGGCTACCAGCTGGAGCTGATCCCGGCCGTCCCGCTGCCCCGCAAGCCCACCCCCGAGCTGATCACCGTACCGGGCCGGCTGCGCGGCACCGTCCGGGCCGCCCAGGAGATCATCGAGCGGGTGAACGCGGACGCCGTGGTCGGCTTCGGCGGCTACGTCGCGATGCCCGCCTATCTGGCCGCCAAGCGGGCCGGGGTGCCGATCGTGGTGCACGAGGCCAACGCCCGGCCCGGCCTGGCCAACAAGATCGGCGCCCGGTACAGCGACTTCGTCGCCGTCTCCACGCCGGACAGCAAGCTGCGCGACTCCCGCTACATCGGCATCCCGCTGCGCCGGACCATCGCGACCCTGGACCGGAACGCGGCCCGCCCGGAGGCGCGGCACTACTTCGGCCTCGACCAGCGGCTGCCCACCCTGCTGGTCACCGGCGGCTCGCAGGGCGCCCGCCGGCTGAACGAGACGATCACCGCGATCGCCCCCCGGCTCCAGCAGTACGGGGTGCAGATCCTGCACGCGGTCGGCCCCAAGAACGAGCTGCCCCAGGTGGACGACATCCCGGGGATGCCGCCGTACCGCGCGGTGCCGTACCTGGACCGGATGGACCTCGCCTACGCGGCGGCCGACATGATGCTCTGCCGGGCCGGCGCCATGACGGTGGCCGAGCTGGCCGCGGTCGGCCTGCCGGCCGCGTTCGTGCCGCTGCCGATCGGCAACGGCGAGCAGCGGCTGAACGCCCAGCCGATGGTGAAGGCCGGCGGCGGCCTGCTGGTCGACGACGCCGAGCTCACCCCGGACTGGGTGCTGCAGAACGTGCTGCCGGTCCTGACGGACCCGCAGCGGCTGTGGGA comes from Streptomyces sp. TLI_053 and encodes:
- the ftsW gene encoding putative lipid II flippase FtsW, which codes for MPEKGGPAEPLRVISATTTAYKSAGPLARLQAFRARVRYALDRPLTPYLLIAGTVLLLVVLGLMMVSSASQILALGQHRSTQFYFYKQLLAVLLGLALLLGFALVPVAVLRVIVYPVMFAVIGAMVLVAIPGIGMEVNGNRNWLDFGVFQFQPSEFAKLALVLWGADLLARKQKTGTLGEWKHLLIPLVPGTLLLIVLIMLGGDMGTTMILVAMLFGLLWMVGAPMRLFVATLGVAVVVCTALVVTVPHRAERLSCIGVTKLDPAGACFQALHGVYSFGLGGLVGSGLGAGVEKWGQLPEAHTDFIFATTGEEMGLVGTLSVIGLFAALGYAGIRVAIGTRDPFVRYAAGAATTWIMAQAVINLGSALGLLPIAGVPLPLFSYGGSAMLSAMSAIGVLLCLARSSSGAKAALAARSKNSRIRKQLARVLPRRRTTARPVPGPARRER
- the murG gene encoding undecaprenyldiphospho-muramoylpentapeptide beta-N-acetylglucosaminyltransferase, whose product is MHVVLAGGGTAGHIEPAMALADALRRHDPSVGITALGTERGLETRLVPERGYQLELIPAVPLPRKPTPELITVPGRLRGTVRAAQEIIERVNADAVVGFGGYVAMPAYLAAKRAGVPIVVHEANARPGLANKIGARYSDFVAVSTPDSKLRDSRYIGIPLRRTIATLDRNAARPEARHYFGLDQRLPTLLVTGGSQGARRLNETITAIAPRLQQYGVQILHAVGPKNELPQVDDIPGMPPYRAVPYLDRMDLAYAAADMMLCRAGAMTVAELAAVGLPAAFVPLPIGNGEQRLNAQPMVKAGGGLLVDDAELTPDWVLQNVLPVLTDPQRLWDMSRSAAEFGRRDADELLVGMVYEAIEAARGGRRRG